The DNA region AGAAATGAGAAATTTTTGGCTTACAGGGACCCATCCCTCTCATGGctataatgctatatatgtgtACTAACTAGTACCTTTTCTCTCCTAAAGTTGCATCAGAGATTCCTTTATTTGTCTAAGATATTCAATTCTATGATCCAATTCTTCTGATTGGTTTATCTTTACACATCTCTCACACAACAATTGCTTGCAGTTTTCAAAGTATATAGACGTAATTCCTATATGTAGATAGAATACATTGCATCTTAGTCATCTTTTGTTTTTGATGCTGTTGCATTTCTAACTTGTCTCTCTTTCAGGTATTCAACTAtatcaaaatcaaaacaataGTCTCTTCCACAGCATGATTTATTGTCCTTCATCCAATCTACTATTAACAAGCATGAAGGTGAAATAAATTCTCTGAACACAATTCCCATCAATAATGTATTAAGCCTACATTTTAAAAAGTTGCATCATTAGATATCTCTTTTCAGCAATTATATAGGCCCTTCCACAAGTTGTGCTATGTATTCATATTGCCATTAATCAGGCTGCATCATTGTGGACTGAGTTATGAGAGCCATCGTTATGATCAAGACCCCTCATGTGATAACTGTGCATGATGTATCTGAGAATCTTTCAGTACCTTGATGACATTGCCACTTTTTGAAATAGTTGATACTCATTGCTTTCATGGTTACTGAATCTTGAACAAGTTTATCTATTCTGAATTTGACAATCAATAGAGTATACAAGCCAGATCATCCCATCTTCCACCTCCAACTTTCTTTTTTTACACTTCTACTCAAATGTACAGGCCCTTCTCATTGTTGGCTAAACGGAATTGCGTTGAAAAAGAATTTCTTTAAGAAAGAAGGCATTACTTTGGTTATTGTAGCTGAATTCTTTCAAGGTTCCTCTTTGTCACAACATGACCTTTTTATCATGCTTGATAAAGTCAAATTACTTCAGCAGAGGTAATATGCCCTTGACTTTGTATTGACTTCTTTAATAATATTCTCAATTGGTTTGAGCCTTTTGAAATTGCAGGTATCCTTTCCTTCCAGTAATGGGATATCAGTATAGCACATCTCCCCTTCTCTCTAAAGATGATCACACACATTTTCTCCGAAGAGTGATGAAGGAATACATAACCTTTCCTATTTTGTTGTCTAACAAGAATTTTCCTAAGGTTTGTTGCATATCATCACTTTGAgccaaaaattacaaacacataatcaACATGTGATTTTTCAAAAGAGGGATTTTGGATATAATTTTGCGTTAAAAGACCATACTTCTATAATATTGTGAGTCAATATTAGTTGTTCTTTTTAAGATTGTCTTGAATCTTTCCTCTGCTTAATTTGGACAAGTATTTGACGTCCTTTTTAACTTCCATTTTCAGGGGCCTTATGAGTCCTATAATCTACCAACGGAAGGAAGTGGATTCCATGATTCTTGACAATGGTATGCTAACCTATTGTTTATTTTTACCATGCTATATCTTCAAACAAGTTACTGATATCCCATCTttgttttcaatattttcatctAGTTGGTCCATCAAACAAGATGCTATGGTATTTTACTGAAATTATACACAAGTAGGGTAGACATCAgtttaaaactaattaataaatattttagttgCCTGAAAATTTTGGCAAATCCAAAAGCCGAACCAAAAATTAAGTTCGTTGGTCTGAGGAATTTTTTGTTTAGGTTGATGAAATCTGAATTTGGTGGTTTGATAGAAAGAAACTGACAGTTTAAGTACATAAACTGATAAGCTACAACAGAAAAATGTAGACCCATTCAGATATAAAATATTAGTACAGCTCAGAAGAAGAGCCAATCTACCAATTCTGGtaatttatacattaatttatgGATCTTTTTGTATCTCTTCCAGTGAGAAACCTGAAATATTGACAGCGGTCAGATTTTATTATCCAACGATCTTTTCAGTAGTAGTATGATAAAgagattataaaatattatttctagAAGTAATATTGACATTAAATAGCTGTAACAAGAGTAGTAGGTTATGGAAGAGGACTAGGAGGCTGCTTAGATTACCCAGGCTGCAGCAACTGAATTTTGTGATAAAAATCCCTGGAGGTATGTGAAGAGTGATCGCCAGTGATGCTGGCAACAGAGCCAATGTTATGGGTTCACGTCACAAGATGAAAAGAACAGTTGCTGAAAAATAAAGTTTGGTTTGCTTGATATCCAAAACCCCCTGATTTCCAAGAGGGGGTTAAATTTTGGCTTGGTGTTATTATAACTAGTTTTCCCTTTGATAGGGCAATGGATTCCAAAACTAATTCAATGACTAAAAATACAAAGATTCTGAAACTCATTGTATGAGTAAAACTGaactaataaactaaataaCTTTCTAATAATCTCTAACTTACTAAACTATCTAATAGTAATAAAATAGGACTCATAGAAACTTCTTTGGATTACTGATGTATTCCTGTGAGAGTATCCACAACCCTAGAAAGCACCACTGCCCCACTTTGCCTTGTTTAGTATTGTATTTCAATGAATTCCAGTGATCCTTTCCATCTATATGATTGTATTGATAAGCTCTCTTttctctatcttttttttttttttttttctccacatCAACAGTCATCAAGGATTTGAAAGTTCAGGATAGGAAGACTGCTAATTTCATGCATAATATGAATAGTCCTTGGGAAAAACCACTTGAAGTATTCAAGGAGCCATATCTCTGCTTTCCCTTgcgaaatttatttctttattttccagGTATAGATTTCTCTGGGCCCCTGTAATTTCGTTTCCCCAATGGCATGAAGAATCATAGGGATCTGATGGCTAAAACATTGACAACTACAACATAAActacaaataatttattatctatTTAGGCTTGGCGTAATCTGTGTTAATATTGTCTTTTACTtaaacaaaaggaaaagaaaaaatcttTTGTATTGCTCTCCTTGTAGGTTGTATTTCAGTTGATGAGAAAGGAAATCGCGTTTTTGTTTCTGACAGTAATCACCATCGGATCATTGTATTTGATGCTAATGGAGAAATTCTAGACTCTGTATGCATTTCACTTGCAGACTTGttaaactatattattattaatcaataaaTGTTACAAAATTATCATAACTGAATAAGAGAAATAGGCTAATAGaaatattgttttttaattCAGATTGGTTCCTCTCCTGGTTTTGAAGATGGAGACTTTGAAAATGCGAAGTTAATGCGTCCTGCAGCTTCCTTTTATCATGCTGCTGACAATTGCTTGTACATTGCAGACTCAGAGGTACATGCATGAAAGCTCTacagaatttttattttctatcaaAAAAAGAGTTCTAGCGCAGTATTTGGCATGTAATCTCCTGTTCTTAACTGCCCTTATTTATGTCTAGTAAATCTTTTACTGCAAGGGTGCAGTTATGTTTTTGTTCTCATGAATACACATATTTATAtctcctttcctttttccttcctGTTTTGCCCCTTGTTCAATTTTCTTTTGGCTTCAGTTCTCATACTAGTATTCAGTATTTATTTATGCTAAACTCTGCTCTTGGTGTGAAAGAACCATGCCATCAGGAGAGCTGATATGGGGAGGAGAATTCTAGATACACTTCATCCAGCAATGAACTCAAATAAGGATTCCAACCGTTTATGGAGCTGGATTTTTGGCAAGCTTTGGAGCAGGAAGGATATAGAGGCTAAATCTGATGAATTTCCTCCAAAAACATTGCTATTCCCTTGGCATATTTCAAAATGTCAAAATGATCTCTTTGTTCTTAATCGCCAGTAAGACCTAGCATCTTTACCATGGTCTCAGAGCTTCACTCCCATTAGCTTCCCTAGAACTTAAACAAAACACTATATCAGTAATTTTGTGGGACTATTTCACCTGTTTAACACTTTGTGTGTGGGTCTTTCAATCTAACCTTGCTAATTACTTTTTCATTACATTCTCTTTCTGAAATCAATTCAAGTTGTGAGAAGGAATTGTTTTGATTGTGTTGAGtgcctgaaaaaaaaaacagtataaaCACGAGATCTTTACCATTTTTGACTCAAGAAAGGATGAGTGACCATCTAGGTTGTTGAGTGACATTATAGCTTATACAACTGGGATCATTTTGCTAACTATCATTTATTAACTTATTTGCAGCTTGCAGACCTTATGGATCCTGGATTTGGCCTCAGGGGCTCTCCAAGAAATTGTGGAAGGTATGGAAGCCACTGCCAAGGCACTTCATTACTTGTTGCTTGTTACTATATCATCAACTACTTTCTATACACTGAAGGATTCTCGAATATATCGGAGATCTGTGGGCATCTTATACTGGAGAAGTCAAATATTCTTAAACAAATACCAAATGATTTGTTGAAGCAGCTAATGCATACTGATTGCTCATTGGAGGGAATTCCATATGCTGGTCTCATATCTTCCATTGCCACTTTTCAAGATGATCTAATCATTTGTAATACAGGTAGAAAAAAGGATTCTAAGTGAATATGAGTTTGTTATTTGCATATAATAGATTGATTGCTTGATAAGATTGCCTTTGCAGTTGGTCAGGAGgtattaaagttcaatttcaaatCTGCGACTTTATCAACCTTCCAGTTCTCAAATTTTAGCATCCTTGGCCTTCCTTATTGGTTCTCATTTCCTCTGGAGTGAGTATGTGCTACGTAAGTTTAGCACATGGATAGTTGTTTCCTTTctccattatttttatttatttattttttctgtatgattatcttatttattattctattgcatttcttttttaattaaaaaatttgtatgTTCCAGTAAAGATGCGCTATCAGGGCTTCATGTTGATCATGCTGAACTTTTTAACTTGCTGCCAGGTTCTTACTTCCAATgattttactcttttttatattattacctCCCACATTTTTTTTCTACTGTAACATTAAAGTGCTTCTTGATATCATGCTTTCTCCATAATTTCCACTTTGATATATCAGTTTTAGGCTTATACTTCGGTTGTATATTTAGGTAAAGTTGACATAAAATTGAGTATCGAAATACCCAAGTCATTTGAGCTGGTAGAGCCCTTGATCGAAAGTTGCATATGGCTCCAAGCTAGAGGAGCAGCAACAGTAGTATCTGAAGCAGAGAGAATTTCTACTTCTGAAAAGGTCTCATATTCTACTTCTGAAGAGATTATCTGAGAATTATGaaaccttttttattttttattttttttcctaaaaggAAAAAAGTTTCATATTCTCAGATAATCTCTGTATTATCATTTTCATGCATTAATTCAATATACCTCTCTTATTGAGGTTTTTGTTAGGTTTATGTAGATAACGATTGCTGGTCATATGCAGGTATGCGCTGCCCAACAATGGTACGATGAACTTGACCACCGTACCTTCTGGGAATCGGAATTAGAATCAAACAAAGAAGTACACAGCTCAACTGAATCAAACGTAGAAGTGCTTAGCTCAAGTCCTTCAGAAGTTGTGCCGGAAGGGAAAGTTCTCATTGATTGCAGCATCAACACCAGTCCTGGTACAAGTGAGGTAGTGGTCCTACATACAGAATGCACATATCCTCCATTTTCGATTGGAAGATGATTGAAATTGctgagcatatataataatatataaacataaagtGCAATCTAGCTATCAGtttaggtttttagttgagatggagcacatgcttcaaatTGGTATCAGACCTAACCC from Ipomoea triloba cultivar NCNSP0323 chromosome 6, ASM357664v1 includes:
- the LOC116022424 gene encoding uncharacterized protein LOC116022424: MGIRGLRAEDIPDIVARVFKMKLDALIKEFKSGKLFRPIKALIYTIEFQKRGLPHAHIVIFLGSTAIVSSPEEMDSLISTEIPNKENDPEYHQAVEDFMIHGPCGIARKASSCMVNGKCSKHFPKKFVDSSSFDQDGYPLYRRRDDGKTVKRNGIELDNRYVSRSPAVERLSFHLPDSHTVFFQDDEDVESVLTNPTLGQSMFTEWFETNKKYPEAKLLTYLEMPNRFVWKKNIRQWQPRQRGFSVGRIFYVPPGSGELYYLRFLLNIVKGPTSYNEIRTYNGVEYQTFKEACYARGLLEDDNEYIDAIEEASQWSSAYSLRKLFVTLLMSNTMVSPESVWNKSLPQHDLLSFIQSTINKHEGPSHCWLNGIALKKNFFKKEGITLVIVAEFFQGSSLSQHDLFIMLDKVKLLQQRYPFLPVMGYQYSTSPLLSKDDHTHFLRRVMKEYITFPILLSNKNFPKGPYESYNLPTEGSGFHDSCCNKSSRLWKRTRRLLRLPRLQQLNFVIKIPGVIKDLKVQDRKTANFMHNMNSPWEKPLEVFKEPYLCFPLRNLFLYFPGCISVDEKGNRVFVSDSNHHRIIVFDANGEILDSIGSSPGFEDGDFENAKLMRPAASFYHAADNCLYIADSENHAIRRADMGRRILDTLHPAMNSNKDSNRLWSWIFGKLWSRKDIEAKSDEFPPKTLLFPWHISKCQNDLFVLNRHLQTLWILDLASGALQEIVEGFSNISEICGHLILEKSNILKQIPNDLLKQLMHTDCSLEGIPYAGLISSIATFQDDLIICNTVGQEVLKFNFKSATLSTFQFSNFSILGLPYWFSFPLDKDALSGLHVDHAELFNLLPGKVDIKLSIEIPKSFELVEPLIESCIWLQARGAATVVSEAERISTSEKVCAAQQWYDELDHRTFWESELESNKEVHSSTESNVEVLSSSPSEVVPEGKVLIDCSINTSPGTSEVIISAALYLKLRKTADTGMDSREQKAAKIADSLDPTRRVSKDLLVSYLLASKRDLEGLIVTRPLQVRLKFECPNHPTSEDNSKEIIITNSSINVSVSLLNP